In one window of Flavobacterium ginsengisoli DNA:
- a CDS encoding efflux RND transporter periplasmic adaptor subunit: protein MDTIIPRKSKKFRYLAIAIAVFLVLLTISVFAFNTKRTLNVKADELVIQKAEKAFFEDFVVFQAKVEPLNVMLVNVTEGGSVKEIFVENGAMVTKGQSLARLYNPNTELNYLTQETAIIEQINNLNTGKLNIRNQELNLNKDLVLIEHDYNDAKRLYDMNAKLYEKDVISKNDWNTFKESLRFQEERKRTIQQSIQKEKQSNQVQISQINRSIQTMEKSLDILRNNKKNFLITAPETGRLTSFEPVLGKTFQAGASIGRIDSNKGYKLIAEVDEFYLEKLREGLKGQVEFKGKNLEVVVTKVIPEVKGGRFTVELAFVSKENIVLQDGLSFGVKLILSEKNRTLVIPRGAFNQESRRKMDFCYKRKQSGKKKYQIRTRKSFIL, encoded by the coding sequence ATGGACACGATAATTCCTCGTAAAAGTAAAAAATTTAGATATCTCGCAATAGCAATTGCTGTTTTTTTAGTTTTGCTAACCATTAGTGTTTTCGCATTTAATACCAAAAGAACTTTAAATGTAAAAGCCGACGAACTGGTAATTCAAAAAGCAGAAAAAGCCTTTTTTGAAGATTTTGTAGTTTTTCAAGCAAAAGTAGAACCTTTGAATGTTATGCTTGTGAATGTTACCGAGGGAGGTTCTGTAAAAGAAATCTTTGTAGAAAATGGCGCAATGGTTACCAAAGGACAATCGCTGGCTCGTTTGTACAATCCGAACACAGAATTGAATTATCTTACTCAAGAAACGGCTATTATTGAGCAAATCAACAATTTGAATACTGGGAAATTAAACATTAGAAATCAAGAACTAAACTTAAACAAAGATTTGGTTTTGATTGAACATGATTATAACGATGCGAAGAGATTATATGACATGAATGCAAAGCTGTATGAGAAAGATGTAATTTCTAAAAATGACTGGAATACTTTTAAAGAAAGTCTACGTTTTCAGGAAGAACGCAAAAGAACAATTCAGCAAAGTATTCAAAAAGAAAAACAAAGCAATCAGGTTCAGATTTCTCAAATAAACCGTTCAATCCAGACTATGGAAAAGAGTTTGGATATTCTGAGAAACAACAAAAAGAACTTCTTAATTACAGCTCCAGAAACAGGACGATTAACTTCTTTTGAACCGGTTTTAGGAAAAACTTTTCAAGCAGGCGCAAGCATTGGAAGAATCGATTCTAACAAAGGATACAAACTTATTGCCGAAGTAGATGAATTTTATCTGGAAAAACTTAGAGAAGGCTTAAAAGGGCAAGTAGAATTTAAAGGCAAGAATCTTGAAGTTGTCGTGACCAAAGTAATTCCTGAGGTTAAAGGTGGAAGATTTACTGTAGAACTTGCTTTTGTAAGCAAAGAAAATATTGTCCTGCAGGACGGACTTAGTTTTGGCGTAAAACTGATTTTGTCTGAAAAGAATAGAACTTTGGTAATTCCGAGAGGAGCGTTTAACCAAGAAAGTCGCAGGAAAATGGATTTTTGTTATAAACGGAAACAAAGCGGTAAGAAGAAATATCAAATTAGGACGCGAAAATCCTTCATATTATGA
- a CDS encoding ABC transporter ATP-binding protein codes for MITIQNLTKVFRTEEIETAALSGINVEIKKGDFLTIMGPSGCGKSTLLNIIGLLDSADGGSYKLLDQEMIGLKEKGRAQVRKENIGFIFQNFNLIDELSVYDNIELPLLYNNVKASERKQKIEAIAEKLNISHRLKHFPQQLSGGQQQRVAVARALVNDPKIILADEPTGNLDSKNGNEVMELLTDLHAKGATILMVTHSDYDASFSQRTIHMKDGVIFSEKLNQRNVDVFMDAK; via the coding sequence ATGATCACAATTCAGAATTTAACCAAAGTTTTTAGAACAGAAGAAATAGAAACTGCTGCTTTGAGCGGTATCAACGTAGAAATAAAAAAAGGAGATTTTTTAACTATCATGGGGCCTTCGGGCTGTGGAAAATCGACTTTGTTAAATATAATTGGACTTTTGGACAGTGCAGATGGCGGAAGCTACAAATTATTAGATCAGGAAATGATTGGTCTAAAAGAGAAAGGAAGAGCACAAGTACGCAAAGAAAACATTGGTTTTATTTTTCAGAATTTCAACCTTATCGATGAGCTTTCTGTTTACGATAATATCGAATTGCCATTGCTTTACAACAATGTAAAAGCTTCTGAAAGAAAACAGAAAATTGAAGCGATTGCAGAAAAGCTAAACATTTCCCACCGTTTGAAACATTTCCCACAACAGCTTTCTGGAGGTCAACAGCAGAGAGTTGCCGTTGCAAGAGCTTTAGTAAATGATCCTAAAATTATTTTGGCGGATGAGCCAACAGGAAACTTAGACAGTAAAAACGGTAATGAAGTGATGGAACTTTTAACCGATTTACATGCTAAAGGCGCTACTATTTTGATGGTTACCCACTCTGATTATGATGCTTCTTTTTCGCAAAGAACCATTCACATGAAAGACGGAGTTATATTTTCTGAAAAGTTAAATCAACGTAATGTTGATGTTTTTATGGACGCTAAATAA